One region of Quercus lobata isolate SW786 chromosome 2, ValleyOak3.0 Primary Assembly, whole genome shotgun sequence genomic DNA includes:
- the LOC115969916 gene encoding uncharacterized protein LOC115969916, with translation MDDAKRRAMIKSLAVEQKKTGEIVVPSVPGSSGKRKQPPKSDRPLKQPKVSMEPVVGLMAEGPKAVTQVKQGAGKGLMHAPPVSEEKPPPLLREDSKFALEKLTSILSAEDYEDLGNHSTEVMGETGLFAVGQSLVMMKGLMDRCLNREAALERVRSKLGQTEEELGQLHKWKATMEQKFALSEKTREELEQRTEEAGKALKVRADEVKDLKKKLRHARDDAVSEYRNSESLLKELAGSFLQGFDDSLRQVKKAYPDLDLSMITLTDQGQTSALPAASENTEDLFGEEAAQGDGKSAMPNEVAVVDPNKAE, from the exons atggacgacgccaagagaagggcaatgataaaatctctagccgtcgagcaaaagaagacgggtgagATCGTTGTTCCCAGTGTGCCGGGGTCATCGGGTAAGAGGAAGCAGCCACCCAAGTCCGACCGTCCACTCAAGCAGCCAAAGGTGTCAATGGAGCCCGTGgtgggcttgatggctgagggcCCTAAGGCCGTCACCCAAGTTAAACAAGGGGCCGGTAAGGGCCTAATGCATGCTCCACCCGTCAGCGAGGAGAAGCCCCCTCCCCTTCTCCGTGAGGACTCGAAGTTTGCTTTGGAGAAACTCACGTCCATACTTTCTGCAGAGGACTATGAGGATCTTGGGAATCACTCGACGGAGGTGATGGGGGAGACGGGGTTATTTGCCGTCGGACAG tccttggttatgatgaagggcttgatggaccgctgcctcaaccgtgaagcggctctgGAACGGGTACGGTCAAAACTTGGGCAGACGGAAGAGGAGCTTGGCCAGCTGCACAAGTGGAAGGCCACGATGGAGCAGAAGTTTGCACTCTCTGAGAAGACGAGAGAAGAGCTTGAACAGAGGACGGAGGAGgctgggaaggccttgaaggTTAGAGCAGACGAGGTGAAGGATCTGAAGAAAAAACTCCGTCATGCAAGGGATGACGCCGTCAGCGAATATCGCAACTCCGAGTCTTTGTTGAAGGAGCTGGCaggatcgttccttcaaggcttcgaCGATTCGCTCCGTCAGGTGAAGAAGGCCTACCCAGATCTGGACTTGTCCATGATAACACTAACTGATCAAGGTCAGACGTCTGCTCTACCCGCCGCCTCCGAAAATACGGAGGATCTCTTTGGAGAAGAGGCAGCTCAGGGTGACGGAAAGTCCGCTATGCCGAATGAGGTCGCTGTTGTCGACCCCAATAAAGCAGAGTGA